In the genome of Notamacropus eugenii isolate mMacEug1 chromosome 5, mMacEug1.pri_v2, whole genome shotgun sequence, one region contains:
- the LOC140504791 gene encoding interferon-induced very large GTPase 1-like: protein MSMSGNNGVEPPQGDPRTRELEEQLRKLGLDAQYWAPKLKEYLSVTSAQALQHLRQRETLTLKSQAKHPWEKQALEKLLQLLGAQASEKMQEKHWVTVKKRQERAQSALRELREMQVAGKSRQEVIVREKEEELRQAMEIPPNYWPLPEKPLMEVIENMNRQLSLMEGTLSHRENLPDRELLRRVSGGLALQGIYQTNHAEDLLGKREELLSLPEDFFLLSPAQGTRMETKEFLSTQEEAMFTESMEKLGFSVSFLAKGGGWGFNLEVSTNDTRSSDSREVHKSCSEHTYNCTTKFCYIPLASCHFSQDQLHLSTSALQELKKLEALLTHSSDTETHLKHRCEAFFQRFGSHVNQGPLHLGGVFWWKAVAEGFKAEELQDVKKQASEALDMYIGGSYSGFGVTAAATGNALNSQSQMTSHSTSSTNLLARFQMSVYQTGGPPEVDSFLQWKAGLVASNHIWCVIDRGHQLVPVWDIILSNHRQDFQDPLRLTHCLRDIYTALTGQCGRIQDGEELLSVMEDARFFVEEVKSWEISEPEEKLMKLLDFKQKLREKTGNSNIWINICLKDLTLQHYLVGIVNFCKNFQVHESKFIKSQLRSLLYPHVYQVEDFPQSHSVLQWVFHSAKEQQDICVTEFADFIQLLEKAKNNLLEINYTSISLGKMEEAQINVTYEISSSLSSFLKALKQAEESGIHLLLLSIAAGAGYKEENQTFHHLLGCEEINFLLCEMKEAHEKYHDLKKECDYRAQAFLLFTGLTVTPGPMAVSAEEKMQRLNLMQSHMGQSWSKEVLHVLLKPRASHDWETLEKDLNFLIVGDYEATKNCIQMDQVKKELDSVFQRKKKKSEAEPSTITHKEVIKNSQFLELAKRLGLEHYYPRRMCRDDFHLIHKASVHESQPDIEKQLPLYFLQKLLVLDYRLRYLVCKGDGDAMGSGVLTLTNLEDDISDPYDDLFDDRITPSLLLSTDPPHIHPMDTQMMIFHCADDFMRQYISNKLSICQFALPLVVPNPCTSVIEFPLWSLSQIKRSWRQVEKSSGEDRVLNFNNQLICQAPIPIVSFIRVVSSASSSKSQILNSLLSKHKHDAFFHRHCQGSSKSCLLMGGMVEISWFCPGGRDEDRFERCVAFTNLRGDAKDYEKQFKFLQEIASVTVVLVSASDKSERTVQMVRDMWKSTKPLVFLFDDKEKTFRIDSGQKVRIGIRNRNEAELMDELTSVINHLLKSSGPFLSLEACAEVARHHGFLVDVDRKECQEAKGKAQALLAIMEEMKLSEIKERLLPLQGELWHQWCKMDRELCYLREKGNLSLEQHKSEIETVKQIIRETQLSRAFPLNDLMRSVLEILQSHSGKDKSTELYFLQWLSTFMDNLTRGHLEKLQKRYNQLCSLVLAENQNGSNSTSLKHHQVELEAVSKEVRDSSLGIEHLLRETGQIYEALEEVSLQMDTVFFSLPQIAADLMICGYPLELMDGDASYVPLKWVAAVFDRLIEKIGDQKLFVLSVLGLQSTGKSTLLNAMFGLQFNVSAGRCTRGAYMQLLKVEKKLWKELGFGFVLVVDTEGLRAPEFIGQSQNRDNELATFVIGLGNLTLINIFGENPSEMQDILQIAVQAFLRMKQVNISPSCLFVHQNVGEITAKDQNMEGRRRLQQKLDEMAAIAAEQEQCSGITCFRDVIRFDVNNYVHYFTHLWEGDPPMAPPNPSYSHNIQELKRGILLAAKERKGSILKMSEVKVRIHDLWKALVNENFIFSFRNTQEIMAMIKLETMYNNWTWDLRSHVLGLENQLTNQIQNGEIQDLPRSFIEENIGKKYDAIRQDLQKYFDEDQENEILIQWKGNFENKLRNLKEALVSECFRKSHAFLNSRKSQDKLDQKKSEYEKELLLRSRDVALSLMGKELSEEELRDTFSQLWTKWVCEVSSHFPPAEDPNIDIDLENVFLDHFKQEHNVKSKLRGHSRRTRFSINYDKHVIMKTKSIFSRKSVEECDKKIIAQTSQNIISLITENIESKLRRGLDYNISYFHEILRLIDKDTDSASEGARYTLTNEYKIDLSLYLCHSSVAKFKDMHSAFKTAHDPVTYLQNKKEDFYMSFKISCQGATSITAFADFPWSKLTASLPIAIWKKIALDLAGDIRANCSAFNGNRSNLEKHILISLAEEENFENYWEYIHTPKQFFKNYIEKEIQAYCIRKGKEKLKNFLSNSLEFFKELISSAIHKSTLVAKDQNNSASVWLDTLCNCLVCHLTLPRRDLRSIEHQAITDIEFLKEAMIEHLDPRIQNVGETCEISSIKQVVPEIQAMLSDQLSGCWKQCPFCKAICTNTATNHCEDHSVPFHRSQTVRGTRWYKTNEFSLDFCTSYVASDLLFVLEDGRCFPYKTYRQAGGEYATWSITPDTSTQPYWKWFVCRFRSQLEQHYNFRFSGRGQIPDAWSRITKQDVMNDLNK from the coding sequence ATGTCTATGTCAGGGAATAATGGTGTTGAACCACCCCAGGGAGACCCAAGAACAAGAGAGCTGGAGGAACAGCTGAGAAAATTGGGCCTGGATGCCCAGTATTGGGCACCTAAGCTGAAGGAATACCTGAGTGTGACTTCTGCCCAAGCTTTACAACACCTACGACAGAGGGAAACCCTGACACTAAAATCCCAGGCAAAACATCCTTGGGAGAAGCAGGCTTTGGAGAAACTACTTCAGCTGTTAGGTGCCCAGGCCTCAGAGAAGATGCAAGAGAAACACTGGGTGACTGTGAAGAAGAGACAAGAGAGGGCACAGTCAGCTTTGAGGGAGCTGAGGGAGATGCAAGTAGCAGGCAAAAGCCGCCAGGAGGTGATtgttagagagaaagaagaggagctGAGGCAGGCCATGGAGATCCCACCTAACTATTGGCCACTCCCTGAGAAACCCCTAATGGAGGTCATAGAAAATATGAACAGACAACTCAGTCTCATGGAAGGCACACTCTCCCATAGGGAGAATCTTCCTGACAGGGAGCTCCTCAGAAGGGTGTCAGGTGGCCTTGCCCTGCAAGGCATTTATCAAACCAACCATGCTGAGGATCttttggggaagagagaagaactCCTCAGCCTCCCAGAGGACTTCTTCCTGCTCAGCCCAGCACAGGGAACAAGGATGGAGACAAAGGAGTTTCTGTCTACTCAGGAAGAAGCCATGTTTACTGAAAGCATGGAGAAACTGGGCTTCAGTGTGAGCTTCTTGGCTAAGGGTGGAGGTTGGGGATTTAACTTGGAGGTCAGCACCAATGAcaccagatcttctgactctagagaGGTCCATAAGTCATGCTCTGAACATACTTACAACTGTACCACCAAGTTCTGCTATATCCCACTGGCCTCCTGCCACTTTTCACAAGACCAGCTCCATCTGTCCACTTCAGCTCTTCAAGAGTTAAAAAAGCTGGAGGCACTTCTAACTCACTCCAGTGATACAGAAACCCATCTTAAGCATAGATGTGAGGCATTTTTCCAAAGGTTTGGCTCTCATGTGAACCAGGGTCCATTGCACTTGGGAGGAGTGTTCTGGTGGAAAGCTGTAGCTGAGGGCTTCAAAGCAGAGGAGCTGCAAGATGTGAAGAAACAAGCCTCAGAGGCACTCGATATGTACATTGGAGGCAGCTACAGTGGATTTGGGGTGACAGCTGCAGCCACAGGAAATGCATTGAACTCTCAGTCCCAAATGACTTCCCACAGTACAAGCTCCACTAATTTGCTAGCAAGATTCCAAATGTCTGTATACCAAACAGGAGGCCCCCCAGAGGTGGATTCTTTCCTACAATGGAAAGCTGGTCTTGTGGCCAGTAACCATATCTGGTGTGTCATTGACCGAGGTCATCAGCTAGTGCCTGTCTGGGACATAATTCTGTCTAACCACAGACAAGATTTTCAGGATCCTCTTCGATTAACTCATTGCCTAAGGGATATTTACACAGCCCTGACTGGCCAGTGTGGAAGGATCCAGGATGGAGAGGAGTTATTGAGTGTCATGGAGGATGCCAGATTTTTTGTAGAAGAAGTGAAATCCTGGGAAATCAGTGAGCCTGAAGAGAAACTGATGAAACTCCTTGACTTCAAGCAAAAGCTGAGGGAAAAAACTGGGAACTCTAACATCTGGATTAATATCTGTCTCAAAGACTTAACTCTGCAGCACTACTTGGTGGGCATTGTCAATTTTTGCAAGAACTTCCAAGTTCATGAAAGCAAATTCATTAAATCCCAGTTGCGTAGCCTTCTGTATCCTCATGTCTATCAAGTGGAAGACTTCCCACAGAGTCACTCAGTTTTGCAGTGGGTTTTCCACTCAGCGAAGGAGCAACAAGATATCTGTGTCACTGAGTTTGCTGACTTCATTCAGCTcttagaaaaggcaaagaataaTCTTCTTGAAATTAATTACACCTCAATTTCCttaggaaaaatggaagaagcTCAAATAAATGTTACTTATGAGATCAGTTCATCTCTCAGCTCCTTTCTAAAGGCCCTGAAACAGGCAGAGGAGTCAGGCATACACCTGTTGCTACTTTCCATTGCAGCTGGTGCAGGGTACAAGGAGGAAAACCAAACCTTCCACCATCTCCTAGGATGTGAAGAAATAAATTTCCTGTTATGTGAAATGAAGGAAGCCCATGAAAAATACCATGACCTTAAAAAGGAATGTGACTATAGAGCTCAAGCATTCCTGTTGTTCACAGGGCTCACAGTAACTCCTGGACCTATGGCTGTGTCTGCAGAAGAAAAGATGCAACGATTGAATTTGATGCAATCTCACATGGGACAGTCATGGTCCAAAGAAGTGCTTCATGTCCTCTTGAAACCAAGGGCCAGTCATGATTGGGAAACTCtggagaaagacctgaatttccTCATAGTTGGAGATTATGAAGCTACCAAGAACTGTATACAGATGGACCAGGTGAAAAAAGAACTGGACAGtgtttttcagagaaaaaaaaagaaatctgaagcAGAACCAAGTACCATCACACACAAGGAAGTGATAAAAAATTCTCAGTTTCTAGAGCTAGCCAAGAGACTTGGTCTGGAGCATTACTACCCAAGGAGAATGTGCCGTGACGATTTCCATCTGATTCACAAGGCCTCCGTACATGAAAGTCAGCCAGATATAGAAAAACAATTGCCATTGTATTTCCTACAGAAGCTGTTGGTGCTGGATTACCGACTGAGATACCTGGTCTGTAAAGGTGATGGAGACGCAATGGGCAGTGGGGTACTGACTCTGACAAATCTTGAGGATGACATTTCTGATCCTTATGATGATTTATTTGATGACAGGATCACACCCTCTCTTCTTTTGTCCACAGACCCACCCCACATCCACCCAATGGACACTCAGATGATGATTTTTCACTGTGCTGATGATTTCATGAGACAGTACATTTCAAACAAACTTTCCATTTGTCAATTTGCTCTCCCCCTTGTGGTGCCCAATCCCTGCACTTCTGTAATAGAATTCCCTCTGTGGTCTCTCAGCCAAATCAAGAGAAGCTGGAGACAGGTAGAGAAATCATCAGGAGAAGACAGAGTCCTTAATTTTAATAACCAACTCATCTGCCAGGCACCCATCCCTATTGTGTCCTTTATAAGAGTTGTGAGTTCTGCTTCTTCTTCCAAATCTCAGATTTTGAACTCTCTGCTGAGTAAGCACAAACATGATGCTTTTTTCCACCGTCACTGCCAAGGCAGCAGCAAATCTTGCCTCTTAATGGGAGGGATGGTAGaaatctcctggttctgtccaggggggagagatgaggacagatttgaaaggTGTGTGGCATTCACCAATCTCCGTGGAGATGCCAAAGATTATGAGAAACAGTTCAAATTTCTGCAGGAAATTGCTTCAGTCACAGTGGTCCTTGTGTCTGCTTCTGATAAAAGTGAGAGGACTGTCCAAATGGTCCGGGACATGTGGAAATCAACAAAAccattggtttttttgtttgatgATAAAGAGAAGACTTTTCGCATTGATTCTGGCCAGAAAGTGAGGATTGGGATTAGGAACAGAAATGAAGCTGAATTAATGGATGAACTCACAAGTGTCATCAATCACTTGCTGAAGTCTTCAGGTCCTTTTCTTAGTCTGGAAGCCTGTGCTGAAGTTGCTCGGcaccatggctttctggtagacgtGGACAGGAAGGAATGTCAGGAGGCTAAGGGAAAGGCACAGGCTTTGCTGGCCATCATGGAAGAGATGAAGTTATCTGAAATTAAGGAGAGATTACTCCCGCTTCAAGGAGAGCTTTGGCACCAGTGGTGTAAGATGGACAGGGAGCTTTGTTACCTGAGAGAGAAGGGGAACCTAAGCCTTGAACAGCACAAGAGTGAGATTGAGACAGTAAAacaaataataagagaaacacaGCTAAGCAGGGCATTTCCTCTCAATGACTTGATGAGATCTGTGCTTGAAATCCTTCAATCTCACTCAGGGAAAGACAAGAGCACTGAGCTGTACTTCCTACAGTGGTTGAGTACATTCATGGATAACCTGACCAGAGGTCACCTGGAAAAACTCCAGAAGAGGTACAACCAGTTGTGTTCCCTGGTGCTGGCAGAAAATCAAAACGGATCCAATAGTACCTCCTTGAAACACCACCAAGTGGAACTTGAAGCTGTCTCCAAGGAGGTCAGGGATTCCTCTTTGGGTATTGAACATCTCCTGAGAGAGACTGGCCAGATTTATGAAGCTTTGGAAGAAGTGTCACTTCAAATGGACACTGTAttcttctccctgcctcaaattgCTGCTGACCTGATGATCTGTGGGTATCCCCTTGAGCTGATGGATGGGGATGCTTCCTATGTACCTCTGAAGTGGGTGGCAGCTGTTTTTGACAGACTGATTGAGAAAATTGGAGACCAAAAgctctttgttctctctgttcTTGGCCTCCAAAGCACAGGGAAGTCTACTCTGTTGAATGCCATGTTTGGCCTACAGTTCAATGTCAGCGCAGGGCGATGTACACGAGGAGCTTACATGCAGTTACTGAAAGTGGAGAAGAAGCTCTGGAAGGAGCTAGGCTTTGGCTTTGTCCTTGTGGTTGACACAGAAGGACTGAGGGCCCCAGAATTCATTGGTCAATCACAGAATCGGGACAATGAGTTGGCCACTTTTGTTATTGGACTTGGAAACCTGACTTTGATCAATATATTTGGGGAGAATCCTTCAGAAATGCAAGATATCTTGCAAATTGCTGTCCAGGCCTTTCTGAGAATGAAACAAGTGAACATTTCCCCAAGCTGTCTATTTGTGCATCAGAATGTGGGGGAAATCACTGCCAAAGATCAAAACATGGAAGGAAGAAGGCGACTGCAGCAGAAACTGGATGAAATGGCAGCTATAGCTGCGGAACAAGAACAGTGCTCTGGTATTACCTGCTTCAGGGATGTCATTCGGTTTGATGTAAACAATTATGTCCATTACTTTACTCATCTATGGGAAGGCGATCCTCCAATGGCCCCTCCTAACCCTAGTTATAGCCATAACATCCAGGAACTAAAAAGAGGAATTCTCTTGGCTGCCAAAGAACGCAAAGGCAGCATACTGAAGATGTCTGAGGTGAAGGTCCGAATCCATGATTTGTGGAAAGCCTTGGTGAATGAAAACTTCATCTTCAGCTTTAGGAATACCCAGGAGATTATGGCCATGATCAAGCTTGAGACAATGTATAACAACTGGACATGGGATCTAAGAAGTCATGTGTTGGGTTTAGAAAACCAACTGACCAATCAGATTCAGAATGGGGAAATTCAGGATCTCCCAAGAAGTTTTATTGAGGAGaacattggaaaaaaatatgatgCCATCAGGCAAGACCTTCAAAAGTATTTTGATGAAGACCAAGAGAATGAAATCCTGATCCAGTGGAAGGGAAACTTTGAGAACAAACTGAGAAATCTTAAAGAAGCACTTGTTTCAGAATGCTTTAGAAAGTCACATGCTTTCCTTAATTCAAGGAAAAGTCAAGATAAATTGGATCAAAAGAAATCAGAATATGAAAAAGAGCTGTTGTTAAGAAGTAGAGATGTGGCTCTGTCTTTAATGGGTAAAGAATTAAGTGAGGAGGAGCTGAGAGACACATTCAGTCAACTTTGGACAAAGTGGGTCTGTGAAGTATCCTCACATTTCCCTCCTGCTGAAGACCCTAATATTGATATTGATTTGGAGAATGTCTTTCTGGACCATTTTAAACAGGAGCACAATGTGAAAAGCAAACTTCGAGGTCATTCCAGAAGAACAAGGTTTTCCATTAATTATGACAAACATGTCATAATGAAGACAAAAAGCATATTTTCTAGGAAATCCGTAGAAGAGTGTGATAAGAAGATAATAGCACAAACTTCCCAAAACATTATATCATTGATTACTGAAAATATTGAATCTAAATTGAGAAGGGGATTGGATTATAACATAAGTTATTTCCACGAAATACTGCGATTAATAGACAAGGACACTGATTCTGCATCTGAAGGGGCACGGTACACACttacaaatgaatataaaatagatTTGTCCTTATATTTGTGTCATAGTTCAGTAGCTAAATTTAAGGACATGCACTCTGCCTTCAAGACAGCACATGATCCTGTCACATatctacaaaataagaaagaggaTTTCTATATGAGTTTTAAGATTTCCTGCCAAGGTGCAACCTCTATCACAGCATTTGCTGACTTCCCGTGGAGCAAGCTCACTGCTTCCCTACCGATAGCCATCTGGAAAAAGATAGCCCTTGACCTTGCTGGGGATATTAGGGCTAACTGTTCTGCCTTCAATGGAAACCGATCCAACCTGGAGAAACACATTCTCATCTCTTTGGCTGAGGAAGAAAACTTTGAGAATTATTGGGAATACATCCACACACCAAAACAGTTTTTTAAGAATTACATTGAGAAGGAGATTCAGGCATACtgtataagaaaaggaaaagagaaactgaagaaTTTTTTAAGCAATAGTTTGGAATTTTTTAAGGAACTCATCTCCTCTGCCATTCATAAGTCAACTCTGGTGGCTAAGGATCAAAACAATTCTGCCTCTGTATGGCTAGACACATTGTGTAATTGCCTTGTGTGTCATCTGACCCTTCCAAGAAGAGACTTAAGAAGTATTGAACATCAGGCGATTACAGACATTGAATTCCTCAAGGAAGCCATGATTGAACACCTGGATCCCAGAATCCAAAATGTAGGAGAGACCTGTGAAATTTCATCTATAAAGCAAGTTGTACCTGAGATTCAGGCCATGCTCTCTGATCAGCTCAGTGGCTGCTGGAAGCAGTGTCCCTTTTGCAAAGCAATTTGCACAAATACCGCCACAAATCATTGTGAAGACCACAGTGTCCCTTTTCATCGTTCTCAAACTGTCAGAGGTACAAGATGGTACAAGACTAATGAGTTTTCACTTGATTTCTGCACCAGTTATGTGGCAAGTGATCTTCTGTTTGTTCTTGAGGATGGCAGGTGTTTCCCATATAAGACTTATCGTCAGGCAGGTGGTGAATATGCCACATGGAGCATCACTCCAGATACATCTACCCAACCATACTGGAAATGGTTTGTGTGTCGCTTCAGGTCACAGTTAGAACAGCATTACAATTTCAGGTTCAGTGGCAGAGGTCAGATTCCTGATGCATGGTCCAGAATCACTAAACAAGATGTGATGAATGACCTGAATAAATAA